The genomic DNA ACAAACAAAAGAATCTAAAAGTAAATATTTGCTcgaactttcttttttcttttgatctgTGGAAAGATATACTCTGgggttttagatttatttatatgAAGTATGAAGGAAAGAGACCGTTTGGTCCTTGAAGATTTCTTTCAAAACATGGGATTGATTGGATTGTCTTAATAAGATAATTCATGGTTCATATGCTTAGTCAGAAGGAATAATCCAATGGAGTTCATTGATTTACCTAGGTCAGTTTATAGGCTAATCAATAAAGGATTTTTATCTTCGAAACCCATTGGAAAGGGCATTGCAAGAGAAATCATACAAAAATGATTGAATCTTTGGACGCCCCGAAAAAGATATGAGGTGCTCGAAAATGGTCAAAGTAGTTGAATAGGAGGATCGCTATTAATATATCCAATGGTAAGTTTACCAAAGACtaaaatgatttatttgatactATGGATAACTGGTTATGGAGGGACCGTTTCATTTTTGTAGGCTGGTTCGGTCTATTGCTCTTTCCTTATGCCTATTTTGCTTTATGAGGTTGGTTCACAGGTGAAACCTTTGTAAATTCATGGTATACCCATGGATTGGCCAGTTCTTATTTGAAAGCTTGCAATTTCTTAACTGTCGCGGTTTCTACTCCTGCTAATAGTTTAGCACATTCGTTGTTGTTACTATGGGGTCCTGAAGCACAAGGAGATTTTACTCGTTGGTATCAATTGGGGGGTCTGTTGACTTTTGTTGCTCTCCATGGAGCTTTTGGCCTAATAGGTTTTATGTTACATCAATTTGAGCTTGATCGATCTGTTCAATTAAGACCTTATAATGCAATCGCATTCTCTGGTCTAATTGCTGTTTTTGTTTCTGTATTTTTGATTATCCACTAGGTTAGTCTGGTTGGTTCTTTGCACCTAGTTTTGGTGTAGCAGCTATATTtcgattcatcctattttttcaAGGGTTTCATAATTAGACCTTGAGCCCCTTTCCTATGATGGGAGTTGCCGGTGTATTGGGCGCTGCTTTGCTATGTGCCATTCATGGTGCTACCatagaaaatactttatttgaaGATGGTGATGGTGCAAATACTTTCCATGCTTTTAACCCAACTCAAGCCAAAGAAACTTATTCAATGGTCACTGCTAACCGCTTTTGGTCCCAAATCTTTGGGGTTTCTTTTTCCAATAACCGTTGGTTACATTTGTTTATGTTATTTGTACTAGTAACCAGTTTATGGATGAGTGCTCTTGGAGTAGTCGGTCTATCCCTGAACCTACGTGCCTATGACTTCGTTTCTCAGGAAATTTGCGCAGTggaagatcttgaatttgagactTTCTACACCAAAAATATTCTCTTAAACGAAGGTATTCTCACTTGGATGGCGGCTCAAGATCAGCCTCATGAAAACCTTATATTCCCTAAGGAGGTTCTACCACGTGGAAATGCTCTTTAATGGAACTTTAGCCTTAGCTGGTCGTGACCAAGAAACCACTAGTTTTGCTTGGTGGGCTGGGAATGCCCGACTTATCAATTTATCCGGTAAACTACTAGGGGATCATGTAGCCCATGCTGGATTAATTGTATTCTGGGCCAGAGCAATGAACCTATTTGAAGTAGCCCATTTCGTACCCAAGAAGCCTATGTATGAACAAGGATTGATTTTACTTCCCCACCTAGCTACTCTAGGTTGGGGGTAGGCCCTGGGGATGAAGTTATAGACACCTTTCCATACTTTGTATCTAGAGTAATTCATTTAATTTCTTCTGCAGTATTGGGCTTTGGCGGCATTTATCATGTACTTCTGGGACCTGAGACACTTGAAGAATCTTTTCCCTTCTTTGGTTATGTCTGGAAAGATCGAAATAAAATGACCACAATTTTAGGTATTCACTTAATCTTGTTAGGTCTAGGTTCTTTTCTTCTACTATTCAAGGCTCTTTATTTTGGGGGCGTATATGATACCTGGGCTCTGGGAGGGGGAGATGTAAGAAAAATTACCAACTTGACCCTTAGCCCGagtatcatatttggttatttactaAAATCTCCTTTTGGAGGGGAAGGATGGATTGTTAGTGTGGACGATTTAGAAGATATAATTGAAGGACATGTATGGTTAGGTTCCATTTGTATACTTGGTGGAATCTAGCATATCTTAACCAAACCCTTCGCATGGGCTCAACGCGCACTTGTATGGTCTAGAGAGGCTTACTTATCTTATAGTTTAGGGACTTTAGCCATCTTTGGTTTCATTGCTTGTTGTTTTGTCTGGTTCAATAATACCGCTTATCCTAGTGAATTTTACGGACCTACTGGACCAGAAGATTCTCAAGATCAAGCATTTACTTTTCTATTTAGAGACCAATGCCTTGGGGCTAACATGGGATCTGCTTAAGGACCTACTGGTTTAGCTAAATTTCTAATGCGTTCCCCAACCGGAGAAGTCATTTTTGGAGGAGAAACTATGCATTTTTGGGATCTACGTGCTCCATGGTTAGAGCCTCTAAGGGGTCCAAATAGGTTAGACTTGAGTACCGAGATCAGTGCAGTCAATTATGTCTCTCCTAGAAGTTGGTTAGCTACCTCTCATTTTGTTCTAGGATACTTCTTCTTCGTAGGTCATTTGTGGCATGCGGGAAGGGCTCGTGCAACTGCAACAGGATTTGAAAAAGCAATTGATCATGACCTTGAACCTATTCTTTTCATGACCCCTCTTAATTGAGATGAGACAGGAGATCCAATGCTTGAATGAAGTACAAATCACTTTGATTCAATCATACATCTTGGAATC from Capsicum annuum cultivar UCD-10X-F1 unplaced genomic scaffold, UCD10Xv1.1 ctg48405, whole genome shotgun sequence includes the following:
- the LOC124892545 gene encoding photosystem II D2 protein-like, whose translation is MGVAGVLGAALLCAIHGATIENTLFEDGDGANTFHAFNPTQAKETYSMVTANRFWSQIFGVSFSNNRWLHLFMLFVLVTSLWMSALGVVGLSLNLRAYDFVSQEICAVEDLEFETFYTKNILLNEVLGFGGIYHVLLGPETLEESFPFFGYVWKDRNKMTTILGHLWHAGRARATATGFEKAIDHDLEPILFMTPLN